A region from the Triticum aestivum cultivar Chinese Spring chromosome 3D, IWGSC CS RefSeq v2.1, whole genome shotgun sequence genome encodes:
- the LOC123075856 gene encoding uncharacterized protein, with protein sequence MPQKRRRRRRRSPREGPSRRRRGEEGASLSGSLVESDSSSTTSSAPPSGSLDEPPVARPARQSRYHEILASRLARLQLQADVAVAAADSPNLPPDEIVQVLTHSNFYDDELPAALVEYQAHRFLSEPHGPDVGDGHFGEGSGDDITREEFVEYCRKLKARRPAEIDAKTGLNQEQLDSLLAKYKRYRFKAYLLLFGKPVEELEEAALESKYPMELALENDFFYPCLHDSAFGWYSQL encoded by the exons ATGCCGCAGAAGAGGCGCCGCCGCCGCAGGAGGTCTCCTCGCGAAGGaccctcccgccggcgccgcggTGAAGAAGGCGCATCGTTGTCTGGATCCCTTGTCGAATCGGACAGCAGCAGCACGacatccagcgcgccgccgtccggATCCTTGGACGAGCCGCCGGTCGCCCGGCCGGCCCGCCAGTCCAGGTACCATGAGATCCTCGCCTCGCGCCTCGCCCGGCTGCAGTTACAAGCggacgtcgccgtcgccgccgccgacagcCCAAATCTTCCTCCGGATGAAATTGTCCAAGTCCTCACTCATTCTAATTTCTATGACGATGAGCTGCCGGCTGCCCTAGTAGAATATCAAGCCCACAGGTTCTTGAGCGAACCCCACGGACCAGATGTTGGAGATGGACATTTCGGAGAGGGCTCGGGCGATGATATCACTAGGGAGGAATTCGTCGAGTACTGCAGGAAGCTAAAGGCTCGCAGACCAGCTGAAATTGACGCCAAGACTGGACTGAATCAAGAGCAGTTGGACAGCCTCCTTGCCAAGTATAAACGTTATCGCTTCAAAGCTTACCTG TTGTTGTTTGGAAAGCCTGTCGAAGAGCTAGAAGAAGCTGCATTGGAATCCAAGTACCCTATGGAGCTTGCCTTGGAGAATGACTTCTTCTATCCTTGCCTTCATGATAGCGCGTTTGGCTGGTATTCACAACTTTGA